The following are encoded in a window of Gossypium raimondii isolate GPD5lz chromosome 13, ASM2569854v1, whole genome shotgun sequence genomic DNA:
- the LOC128036207 gene encoding uncharacterized protein LOC128036207: MEHRVRACPHRPNPVPAATQTPAPNSVQPPREVQQPFRGHGTARPYKESNDADVNVGTFFIHSISYYALIEIGSTHSYIASVVSINLGLTAKNSAREFFVISPLGQSVQVDRVYRGVPLELQGMSRLCNKRVTLRSNETDEVVTVGECRDYLSNVISTLIADKLVRKGCEAYLTYVSDYVFTKLSVEDICTVREFPGVFLEEFSRVPPNREVELGIDLLLGTTPVSIAPYCMAPKELTELKAQLQELIDRGFIRPSVSS; encoded by the exons ATGGAGCATCGAGTTAGGGCTTGCCCCCATCGACCAAATCCAGTGCCAGCTGCGACACAAACTCCGGCTCCAAATTCTGTTCAGCCTCCGAGAGAGGTTCAGCAACCATTCAGAGGTCATGGTACTG CGAGACCCTACAAAGAGAGCAATGATGCTGATGTCAATGTAGGAACCTTCTTTATTCATTCTATTTCGTATTATGCTCTTATTGAAATTGGTTCTACTCACTCGTACATAGCTAGTGTTGTTTCTATAAATCTGGGTTTAACCGCTAAAAATAGTGCTAGAGAGTTTTTTGTGATTAGTCCTTTGGGTCAGTCAGTTCAAGTTGATAGAGTATACAGAGGGGTACCCCTAGAGCTCCAAGGTATG TCTAGATTGTGCAACAAGAGAGTTACTTTGAGATCAAATGAGACTGACGAGGTGGTCACGGTTGGTGAGTGTCGAGATTACCTCTCTAATGTAATCTCCACTCTTATAGCAGATAAGTTAGTTCGAAAAGGGTGCGAGGCATACCTTACTTACGTATCCGATTATGTTTTCACAAAACTTTCGGTGGAAGATATCTGCACCGTGAGGGAGTTCCCGGGCGTCTTTCTTGAAGAATTTTCTAGAGTACCTCCGAATAGAGAGGTGGAGCTTGGAATTGATCTGTTACTGGGTACTACTCCAGTGTCCATTGCGCCCTACTGTATGGCACCGAAAGAGCTTACCGAGTTAAAAGCACAGCTGCAAGAACTCATTGATAGGGGATTCATTCGACCGAGTGTGTCTTCATAG
- the LOC105782614 gene encoding ubiquitin carboxyl-terminal hydrolase 27 isoform X2, with protein MEQETSMRAIIRNWKHGYRALLHMRWAADFGFHISVVGLVGVVGFVLAIIRDGKLGEKRKKHLEKLCLVPGLQNLGNNCFLNVILQALASCSYFQSFLQKILDECESTLVDRQGESLPLTITLSDLLEELGMAGERRVALSPHKVMSALSLYIQNFDLTSQQDAAEAFLHLLSSLREEFSDIYLPNQSTLADIFASQTSRILTPERKEVQNEQKRWQQHYLGPFDGIIGSILSCRSCSYQISLDFQFFHSLPLFPVLYGASTIMAGCTLEDCLWQFVLAEKLENYYCSHCWHSAAIKFLSCKGANEILCLHLQRASINEVGELIKLQGHIAFPLILDLSPFMTTEVEITNWEGVHKGQLKLQNQKTRPHLNLINAQYESILNRISKPTGEKVSSEILVANGSQCTTSPGESLPEKSKLYPTDGCSKASNIDMHEQHNDKVSLTSKLPPSETKLYRLASVVEHFGRPGGGHYTVYRSMRTKSDEVDSDEYSEPATTKWFCISDSQVCSVSEKDVLAAEASLLFYERIV; from the exons ATGGAACAAGAAACTAGTATGAGGGCAATAATCCGCAATTGGAAACATGGTTATAGAGCTTTGTTGCATATGAGATGGGCTGCTGATTTTGGGTTTCATATATCTGTGGTTGGTTTAGTGGGAGTTGTTGGTTTTGTATTGGCTATAATAAGAGATGGTAAATtgggggaaaagagaaaaaaacatttGGAGAAGTTATGCTTAGTTCCTGGGTTGCAAAATCTTGGCAATAACTGCTTCTTGAATGTAATATTGCAG GCTCTGGCTAGCTGCTCATATTTTCAGTCTTTTCTTCAGAAGATACTAGACGAATGTGAATCAACACTAGTTGACAGACAGGGTGAAAGCCTGCCACTTACAATTACTTTATCTGATCTCTTAGAAG AATTAGGCATGGCTGGAGAAAGGAGAGTCGCATTAAGCCCACATAAAGTTATGAGTGCATTGTCgctttatattcaaaattttgatttaacaaGCCAGCAG GATGCAGCTGAAGCGTTTCTCCATCTTTTGTCTTCACTAAGAGAAGAATTTTCTGATATATATCTTCCCAATCAAAGTACTCTAGCAGATATTTTTGCTTCGCAAACTAGTAGGATTCTAACTCCAGAGAGGAAGGAGGTTCAGAATGAGCAGAAAAGATGGCAGCAACACTATCTTGGACCTTTTGATGGTATAATTGGTAGCATTTTATCTTGCCGCAGTTGTTCATATCAG ATTTCTTtggattttcaattttttcacaGCTTGCCCCTTTTTCCAGTGCTTTATGGTGCTTCCACCATT ATGGCTGGATGTACCTTGGAGGATTGCTTATGGCAGTTTGTCCTTGCTGAAAAACTTGAGAATTACTACTGCAGCCATTGTTGGCACAGTGCTGCAATAAAGTTTTTATCTTGTAAAGGAGCAAATGAG ATTCTATGTCTTCATCTACAACGTGCTTCAATTAACGAGGTCGGGGAACTAATCAAGCTTCAG GGCCATATTGCTTTTCCATTGATTTTAGACCTGTCACCATTCATGACTACTGAGGTGGAAATAACGAACTGGGAAGGGGTCCATAAAGGGCAACTGAAGCTgcaaaatcaaaagacaagGCCTCATCTCAACCTTATCAATGCCCAATATGAAAGCATTCTCAATCGCATCAGTAAACCAACAGGAGAAAAGGTCTCTTCAGAAATATTAGTTGCAAACGGCTCTCAATGTACTACTTCCCCCGGAGAATCTTTGCCTGAGAAGAGTAAGCTGTACCCAACTGATGGCTGTTCAAAGGCCTCCAACATAGACATGCATGAGCAACATAATGACAAG GTAAGTTTGACCAGCAAGTTACCTCCTTCAGAAACTAAATTATACCGACTTGCTTCAGTTGTGGAGCACTTTGGGAGACCTGGAGGTGGGCATTACACTGTTTACAGAAGTATGAGAACTAAATCTGATGAGGTAGATTCTGATGAATACTCCGAGCCTGCTACAACCAAGTGGTTCTGCATTTCAGATTCTCAAGTATGTAGTGTCTCCGAGAAGGATGTTTTAGCTGCAGAAGCAAGCTTACTTTTCTATGAGAGGATCGTATAA
- the LOC105782614 gene encoding ubiquitin carboxyl-terminal hydrolase 27 isoform X1: MEQETSMRAIIRNWKHGYRALLHMRWAADFGFHISVVGLVGVVGFVLAIIRDGKLGEKRKKHLEKLCLVPGLQNLGNNCFLNVILQALASCSYFQSFLQKILDECESTLVDRQGESLPLTITLSDLLEELGMAGERRVALSPHKVMSALSLYIQNFDLTSQQDAAEAFLHLLSSLREEFSDIYLPNQSTLADIFASQTSRILTPERKEVQNEQKRWQQHYLGPFDGIIGSILSCRSCSYQISLDFQFFHSLPLFPVLYGASTIMAGCTLEDCLWQFVLAEKLENYYCSHCWHSAAIKFLSCKGANEIEIEKLKRCSAEESCDCRSFCCLENLPWSNNFSNTLKQLCIARCPKILCLHLQRASINEVGELIKLQGHIAFPLILDLSPFMTTEVEITNWEGVHKGQLKLQNQKTRPHLNLINAQYESILNRISKPTGEKVSSEILVANGSQCTTSPGESLPEKSKLYPTDGCSKASNIDMHEQHNDKVSLTSKLPPSETKLYRLASVVEHFGRPGGGHYTVYRSMRTKSDEVDSDEYSEPATTKWFCISDSQVCSVSEKDVLAAEASLLFYERIV, from the exons ATGGAACAAGAAACTAGTATGAGGGCAATAATCCGCAATTGGAAACATGGTTATAGAGCTTTGTTGCATATGAGATGGGCTGCTGATTTTGGGTTTCATATATCTGTGGTTGGTTTAGTGGGAGTTGTTGGTTTTGTATTGGCTATAATAAGAGATGGTAAATtgggggaaaagagaaaaaaacatttGGAGAAGTTATGCTTAGTTCCTGGGTTGCAAAATCTTGGCAATAACTGCTTCTTGAATGTAATATTGCAG GCTCTGGCTAGCTGCTCATATTTTCAGTCTTTTCTTCAGAAGATACTAGACGAATGTGAATCAACACTAGTTGACAGACAGGGTGAAAGCCTGCCACTTACAATTACTTTATCTGATCTCTTAGAAG AATTAGGCATGGCTGGAGAAAGGAGAGTCGCATTAAGCCCACATAAAGTTATGAGTGCATTGTCgctttatattcaaaattttgatttaacaaGCCAGCAG GATGCAGCTGAAGCGTTTCTCCATCTTTTGTCTTCACTAAGAGAAGAATTTTCTGATATATATCTTCCCAATCAAAGTACTCTAGCAGATATTTTTGCTTCGCAAACTAGTAGGATTCTAACTCCAGAGAGGAAGGAGGTTCAGAATGAGCAGAAAAGATGGCAGCAACACTATCTTGGACCTTTTGATGGTATAATTGGTAGCATTTTATCTTGCCGCAGTTGTTCATATCAG ATTTCTTtggattttcaattttttcacaGCTTGCCCCTTTTTCCAGTGCTTTATGGTGCTTCCACCATT ATGGCTGGATGTACCTTGGAGGATTGCTTATGGCAGTTTGTCCTTGCTGAAAAACTTGAGAATTACTACTGCAGCCATTGTTGGCACAGTGCTGCAATAAAGTTTTTATCTTGTAAAGGAGCAAATGAG ATTGAGATTGAAAAGTTGAAGAGATGCAGTGCAGAAGAATCCTGTGATTGTCGTAGTTTTTGCTGTCTAGAAAATCTACCCTGGTCAAATAACTTTTCTAATACTCTAAAGCAGCTATGTATTGCTCGTTGTCCAAAG ATTCTATGTCTTCATCTACAACGTGCTTCAATTAACGAGGTCGGGGAACTAATCAAGCTTCAG GGCCATATTGCTTTTCCATTGATTTTAGACCTGTCACCATTCATGACTACTGAGGTGGAAATAACGAACTGGGAAGGGGTCCATAAAGGGCAACTGAAGCTgcaaaatcaaaagacaagGCCTCATCTCAACCTTATCAATGCCCAATATGAAAGCATTCTCAATCGCATCAGTAAACCAACAGGAGAAAAGGTCTCTTCAGAAATATTAGTTGCAAACGGCTCTCAATGTACTACTTCCCCCGGAGAATCTTTGCCTGAGAAGAGTAAGCTGTACCCAACTGATGGCTGTTCAAAGGCCTCCAACATAGACATGCATGAGCAACATAATGACAAG GTAAGTTTGACCAGCAAGTTACCTCCTTCAGAAACTAAATTATACCGACTTGCTTCAGTTGTGGAGCACTTTGGGAGACCTGGAGGTGGGCATTACACTGTTTACAGAAGTATGAGAACTAAATCTGATGAGGTAGATTCTGATGAATACTCCGAGCCTGCTACAACCAAGTGGTTCTGCATTTCAGATTCTCAAGTATGTAGTGTCTCCGAGAAGGATGTTTTAGCTGCAGAAGCAAGCTTACTTTTCTATGAGAGGATCGTATAA
- the LOC105782613 gene encoding cationic amino acid transporter 8, vacuolar, protein MAEEKPISSTTKRSYWRWSKTDFFPETSFQTLSSYKTALSQTCPRLSDRLLARSSSTDELVTLQKVSENPMQKCLTWWDLIWLSFGSVVGSGIFVITGQEAHNNAGPAIVLSYAISGLSALLSVFCYTEFAAEIPVAGGSFSYLRVELGDFVAFIAAGNILLEALVGAAGLGRSWSSYFASMIKNDSDFLRIKVDSLPVGFNLLDPLAVVVLLVANGIAMSGTKRTSWLNWIASLVSGAVIVFVIVFGFIHAKTSNLEPFFPYGVEGVFRAAAVVYWSYTGFDMVANMAEETKKPSKDIPIGLVGSMSGITVVYCLMALALTMMVKYTEIDVNAAYSVVFEQIGMNWAKYLVSICALKGMTTSLLVGSLGQARYTTQIARAHMIPPFFALIHPKTGTPVYATLLVTLISAIVALFSSLDVLSSVLSFSTLFIFMLIAVALLVRRYYVKDVTLKNDLVKFLMCLFITIGSSIGVSALWNSNERGWLGYTAAGLLWFFGTLGMAFLSKQRVPKVWGVPLVPWLPSLSIVMNLFLIGSLGLTAILRFIICSAVMIVYYLLVGLHATYDVAHQNELSA, encoded by the coding sequence ATGGCTGAGGAAAAACCAATTTCTTCAACAACTAAAAGAAGCTACTGGAGATGGAGCAAAACGGACTTCTTCCCAGAAACCTCGTTTCAAACCTTGTCATCTTACAAAACAGCACTTTCCCAAACCTGTCCTCGTCTCAGTGACCGTCTCTTAGCACGTTCCTCCTCCACCGACGAGCTTGTAACCCTTCAAAAAGTAAGTGAAAACCCCATGCAAAAATGTCTAACCTGGTGGGACCTTATTTGGCTCAGCTTTGGCTCTGTTGTTGGTTCTGGCATATTTGTCATAACAGGCCAAGAAGCTCACAATAATGCAGGTCCAGCTATTGTTTTGTCCTATGCTATATCTGGGCTTTCAGCATTGCTATCTGTTTTTTGTTACACAGAATTTGCAGCTGAGATTCCAGTAGCTGGTGGTTCGTTTTCGTATCTTCGTGTTGAACTAGGTGATTTCGTTGCATTTATAGCTGCTGGTAATATTCTTTTAGAAGCTTTAGTCGGAGCTGCAGGATTAGGAAGATCATGGTCTTCTTATTTTGCTAGTATGATTAAGAATGATTCTGACTTTTTGAGAATTAAGGTTGATTCTTTGCCTGTAGGATTTAACCTTTTAGATCCACTTGCTGTTGTGGTACTTTTGGTTGCTAATGGGATAGCAATGAGTGGAACTAAGAGGACGTCTTGGTTGAATTGGATCGCTTCTTTGGTTAGTGGTGCGGTGATTGTCTTTGTTATAGTTTTCGGGTTTATTCATGCAAAAACTTCGAATCTGGAACCGTTTTTTCCGTATGGGGTAGAAGGGGTTTTCAGGGCCGCTGCTGTGGTTTATTGGTCTTATACAGGTTTTGATATGGTGGCAAATATGGCTGAGGAGACTAAGAAACCCTCTAAGGATATACCAATTGGGTTGGTTGGTTCCATGTCTGGAATTACGGTGGTTTATTGCTTGATGGCTTTAGCATTGACCATGATGGTGAAGTATACTGAGATTGATGTAAATGCTGCATATTCTGttgtttttgaacaaattgggATGAATTGGGCCAAGTATTTGGTTAGCATATGTGCACTTAAGGGAATGACAACAAGCTTGTTGGTTGGATCTCTTGGGCAAGCTCGATACACGACTCAGATTGCTAGAGCTCATATGATTCCTCCTTTTTTTGCTTTGATTCATCCCAAAACTGGAACTCCTGTATATGCTACCCTGCTGGTGACTCTGATTAGTGCTATTGTTGCATTGTTCTCTAGTTTAGATGTTTTGTCAAGTGTTTTGTCTTTCAGCACACTCTTCATTTTTATGCTAATAGCTGTTGCATTGCTTGTGAGACGATATTATGTGAAAGATGTTACTCTGAAGAATGATTTGGTAAAATTTCTCATGTGCTTATTCATTACTATTGGTTCCTCAATTGGAGTTTCAGCACTTTGGAATTCAAATGAGAGAGGATGGCTTGGGTACACTGCGGCTGGATTGCTATGGTTCTTCGGGACTTTGGGCATGGCATTTCTTTCCAAGCAGCGTGTTCCAAAGGTCTGGGGAGTTCCACTTGTTCCTTGGTTGCCATCTTTGTCAATTGTGATGAACTTGTTTCTCATAGGATCTTTGGGTCTTACAGCAATTTTGAGGTTTATCATTTGCAGTGCAGTAATGATAGTGTACTACCTGCTTGTTGGTCTTCATGCCACTTATGATGTGGCTCACCAAAATGAATTAAGTGCCTAA